The Acanthochromis polyacanthus isolate Apoly-LR-REF ecotype Palm Island chromosome 17, KAUST_Apoly_ChrSc, whole genome shotgun sequence genome has a window encoding:
- the LOC110961031 gene encoding LIM/homeobox protein Lhx1-like, protein MLQCANCEKPILDRFLLKVLDRPWHIKCVQCCECKCSLTEKCFSREGRLYCKNDFFRRFGTKCGGCAQGILPSDLVRRAKSKVFHLNCFTCVMCNKQLSTGEELYILDEFKFVCKEDYQNNNGKDTILLSVTTCSDPSMSPDSQDPQDDGKDSESGHLSDKDACSNENDEQSAVGKRRGPRTTIKAKQLETLKAAFAATPKPTRHIREQLSRETGLSMRVIQVWFQNRRSKERRMKQLSALSSRRHVFFRSPRRMRALGERLEPGELGHFSYYGDYPGEYYGSGGNYEYFQGPPSSQAQTPADLGFVPSTVPAGTPLGAIDHHHPGHHCPGEVQCFPDTMSHHPADSPSPEPGGPGSIHSISSEMCGPSTPFTTVTLSDNGYTNQLSQPSSEMSEGTVW, encoded by the exons ATGCTGCAGTGTGCCAATTGTGAGAAACCTATTCTTGATAGGTTCTTGCTCAAAGTTTTGGACAGACCGTGGCACATTAAATGTGTCCAGTGCTGCGAGTGCAAATGTAGTTTGACAGAGAAGTGCTTTTCACGAGAGGGAAGACTGTACTGTAAGAATGACTTCTTTAG GAGATTTGGCACCAAATGTGGCGGCTGCGCTCAGGGGATTTTACCCAGCGATCTTGTCCGCAGAGCCAAGAGCAAAGTGTTTCACCTGAACTGTTTCACCTGTGTGATGTGCAACAAACAGCTGTCCACCGGAGAGGAGCTCTACATCCTGGACGAATTCAAGTTCGTTTGTAAAGAGGACTATCAGAACAACAACGGGAAGGACACAATCCTCCTTTCAG TAACGACGTGCAGCGACCCCAGCATGTCCCCGGACTCCCAGGACCCGCAGGACGACGGGAAGGACTCAGAAAGCGGACATTTATCTGATAAAGACGCTTGCAGCAACGAGAACGACGAGCAGAGCGCCGTCGGGAAGAGACGCGGGCCTCGGACCACCATAAAAGCCAAGCAGCTGGAGACACTGAAAGCGGCTTTCGCGGCTACACCGAAGCCCACCAGACACATCAGAGAGCAGCTGTCACGGGAGACCGGCCTCAGCATGAGAGTCATCCAG GTTTGGTTCCAAAATCGGAGGTCTAAAGAGAGACGCATGAAGCAGCTGAGCGCTCTGAGCTCTAGGAGACACGTGTTTTTCCGCAGCCCGAGGAGGATGAGAGCTCTGGGTGAGAGGCTGGAACCAGGAGAGCTGGGACACTTCTCTTACTATGGAG ATTATCCTGGTGAATACTATGGCTCAGGAGGGAATTATGAGTACTTCCAAGGCCCACCATCGTCCCAGGCTCAGACTCCAGCAGACCTGGGCTTTGTGCCCTCCACGGTCCCCGCTGGCACCCCATTAGGAGCCATAGACCACCACCATCCGGGGCACCACTGTCCCGGAGAGGTCCAGTGTTTCCCTGACACTATGTCCCACCATCCTGCGGACTCACCCAGCCCGGAGCCCGGAGGACCCGGTTCCATTCACAGCATATCCAGTGAAATGTGTGGCCCCAGCACGCCCTTCACCACTGTGACTCTCAGTGACAACGGATACACCAACCAGCTGTCACAACCCTCCTCAGAAATGAGCGAAGGTACTGTCTGGTAG